From Tepidisphaeraceae bacterium, one genomic window encodes:
- the pilM gene encoding type IV pilus assembly protein PilM — translation MATARFAWGIDVGNRALKAVKLVPDGAGYRIDDFEVVEHETVLSSAGDNRESLIQTALANFVQRHPQKGGIAAIGVSGQQSFARFIKLPPVEEKKIPEIVRFEAIQQIPFPLDDVEWSYQLFREPESPDVEVGIFAMRKELIAQHIGYFTDVDLNVQVVQMNPLAVYNAMYHDGQIDGTTMIIDLGAENADLIIADGERIWLRSIPIGGNNFTEALVKAFKLNFAKAEELKRNAATSKYARQIMQAMKPVFADLVGEIQRSIGFYSSVNRDSRITKVLALGGTFRLPSLQKYLSQNLQLDVQKIDRLAAAPPADSRIATNYSENLLSSVGAYGLALQAMGEGKIVSSLLPAAIQREKMWRDKTKWFGAAAALFVLGAGIKMGATQLEDLKLSNAASTQSQIAAIQSKAQANDGAWNTIEQEGGPDRNLVLNVRSLEKYRHTWASLLSDLHAALMTAQPQPELMGDDVAKIKVIPRNERRQIFVEQLSSTYISDLSAILAANDSDFKGMVASQPGGGGAGRGAAAGRFAPMGGPPDMMGMDMGMGMGGETGAPAEGTTAGPQRGLLITLNLRTPNAQGFTFVNDTFIRALRAITVDQALAGRNYYVARAGILTTTPVNARAGANDPRNNVNGGGGGGWGGQRPPMGGFNPGGPGFNPGGGFNPGGFNPGRTVGRPPQMGGNFNPEGGEGQQQPVVQRPQIPNETNQVELIDPFTDPLTGENIRNDTDVTVVFVVVLDPPPPAPAAPAETALAE, via the coding sequence ATGGCCACCGCTCGTTTCGCCTGGGGCATTGATGTCGGCAACCGCGCACTGAAGGCGGTCAAGCTCGTTCCCGACGGCGCCGGTTACCGCATCGACGACTTCGAGGTCGTCGAACACGAGACCGTCCTCTCCAGCGCCGGCGACAACCGCGAGTCGCTCATCCAGACCGCGCTGGCCAACTTCGTCCAGCGCCACCCGCAGAAGGGTGGCATCGCGGCGATCGGCGTCAGCGGGCAGCAGAGCTTCGCCCGCTTCATCAAGCTGCCGCCCGTCGAGGAGAAGAAGATCCCCGAGATCGTCCGCTTCGAGGCGATCCAGCAGATCCCCTTCCCGCTCGACGACGTCGAGTGGTCCTACCAGCTCTTCCGCGAGCCCGAGAGCCCCGACGTCGAGGTCGGCATCTTCGCGATGCGCAAGGAGCTGATCGCGCAGCACATCGGGTACTTCACCGACGTCGACCTGAACGTGCAGGTCGTGCAGATGAACCCGCTGGCCGTCTACAACGCGATGTACCACGACGGGCAGATCGACGGCACCACGATGATCATCGACCTCGGCGCCGAGAACGCCGACCTGATCATCGCCGACGGCGAGCGCATCTGGCTGCGGTCGATCCCGATCGGTGGCAACAACTTCACCGAAGCGCTCGTGAAGGCGTTCAAGCTGAACTTCGCCAAGGCCGAAGAGCTGAAGCGCAACGCCGCCACCAGCAAGTACGCCCGGCAGATCATGCAGGCCATGAAGCCGGTCTTCGCCGACCTCGTGGGTGAGATTCAGCGGTCGATCGGGTTCTACTCCTCGGTCAACCGCGACTCGCGCATCACCAAGGTGTTGGCGCTCGGTGGCACGTTCCGCTTGCCGTCGCTGCAGAAGTATTTGTCGCAGAACCTGCAGCTGGACGTGCAGAAGATCGACCGTCTCGCCGCCGCCCCACCCGCCGACTCGCGCATTGCGACGAACTACAGTGAGAACCTGCTGTCGAGCGTTGGGGCCTACGGCCTGGCGCTGCAGGCGATGGGCGAGGGCAAGATCGTCAGTTCGCTGCTGCCCGCTGCCATCCAGCGCGAGAAGATGTGGCGCGACAAGACGAAGTGGTTCGGCGCCGCAGCCGCGCTGTTCGTGCTGGGCGCGGGCATCAAGATGGGCGCGACGCAGTTGGAGGACCTGAAGCTCAGCAACGCCGCCAGCACGCAGAGCCAGATCGCTGCCATTCAGTCGAAGGCGCAGGCCAATGACGGCGCCTGGAACACGATCGAGCAGGAAGGTGGCCCCGACCGCAATCTCGTGCTGAACGTGCGCTCGCTGGAGAAGTACCGCCACACCTGGGCCAGCCTGCTCAGCGACCTGCACGCGGCCCTGATGACGGCCCAGCCGCAACCGGAGCTGATGGGCGACGACGTCGCCAAGATCAAGGTGATCCCGCGCAACGAGCGTCGGCAGATCTTCGTCGAACAGCTGTCGTCGACCTACATCAGCGACCTGAGCGCGATCCTCGCTGCCAACGATTCGGACTTCAAAGGCATGGTTGCCTCGCAGCCCGGTGGTGGAGGCGCAGGGCGCGGCGCCGCTGCCGGTCGGTTTGCCCCCATGGGTGGACCGCCCGACATGATGGGTATGGATATGGGCATGGGCATGGGTGGTGAGACGGGTGCCCCCGCCGAGGGCACGACCGCCGGCCCGCAACGCGGGCTGTTGATCACGCTGAACCTGCGTACGCCCAACGCCCAAGGCTTCACGTTCGTCAACGACACGTTCATCCGCGCGTTGCGCGCGATTACGGTCGATCAGGCGCTGGCCGGCCGCAATTACTACGTCGCCCGCGCCGGCATCCTGACCACCACGCCCGTCAATGCCCGCGCCGGCGCCAACGATCCCCGCAACAACGTCAACGGCGGTGGTGGCGGTGGCTGGGGCGGCCAGCGCCCACCGATGGGTGGCTTCAACCCGGGCGGTCCGGGGTTCAATCCTGGCGGCGGTTTCAACCCCGGTGGCTTCAACCCGGGCCGCACCGTCGGTCGACCGCCGCAGATGGGTGGCAACTTCAACCCCGAAGGGGGAGAGGGCCAGCAGCAGCCGGTCGTCCAACGGCCGCAGATTCCCAACGAGACGAACCAGGTCGAACTAATCGACCCGTTCACCGACCCGTTGACCGGTGAGAACATTCGGAACGATACCGACGTCACCGTCGTGTTCGTCGTCGTGCTCGACCCACCACCCCCGGCGCCCGCAGCGCCGGCCGAGACGGCCCTGGCGGAGTAG
- the dtd gene encoding D-aminoacyl-tRNA deacylase yields MIGIVQRVIEARVTVNGDVIGQIERGLVVLLSVHADDAPADVTWTASKLASLRIFPEGDKHYHLDVTEAGGSILLISNFTVAAATRQGRRPSLDAAAKGDAGQRLFDSVVSTLRDAGVRVETGRFGAEMLVHIINDGPATFIVDSRHSRG; encoded by the coding sequence ATGATAGGCATCGTGCAGCGGGTAATCGAGGCTCGCGTGACCGTAAATGGTGACGTCATCGGCCAAATCGAGCGTGGCTTGGTCGTGCTGCTAAGCGTGCACGCCGACGACGCGCCAGCGGACGTTACGTGGACCGCCAGCAAGCTGGCGTCGCTTCGCATTTTCCCCGAGGGGGATAAGCACTACCACCTAGACGTAACCGAGGCCGGCGGGTCAATCTTGCTGATCAGCAACTTCACGGTAGCCGCCGCGACGCGCCAGGGCCGCCGCCCCAGCCTCGATGCTGCCGCCAAGGGCGACGCCGGACAGAGATTGTTCGATTCGGTCGTGTCGACGTTGCGCGATGCAGGCGTTCGGGTGGAAACGGGCCGATTCGGGGCGGAGATGCTCGTTCACATCATCAACGACGGTCCAGCGACGTTCATCGTCGACAGTCGCCATTCACGCGGGTGA
- a CDS encoding GNAT family N-acetyltransferase, giving the protein MELPILNFVPPVSPSDLVRHYHKLVHDFTAALAEPEQIDIGVAFCNPELPDVTEANGVFDAALSPDVAAGAAIEKVEAFFRERGVRPLRWVMNSSAPMSQTAPVISELSKRGFVRRETDILHLTGRAAIELADVPDLMIIPARSAFRHAQELAMESTDNKATAARAMVQHLDVPRFDALLALVDGRAIGRIGVLAVGDLGLVAHLYVSPAHRERGIESILLSRAIDFCARSGFKHVLAGDDGARRPLLERNGFERVGAFNEFVR; this is encoded by the coding sequence ATGGAACTGCCCATTTTGAACTTCGTGCCACCCGTGTCGCCAAGCGACCTCGTGCGGCACTACCACAAGTTGGTGCACGACTTCACCGCCGCGCTCGCTGAGCCGGAGCAGATTGACATCGGTGTGGCGTTCTGCAATCCGGAACTGCCTGACGTGACGGAAGCGAACGGTGTCTTTGACGCCGCGCTGTCACCCGATGTTGCTGCGGGTGCCGCGATCGAGAAGGTGGAAGCATTTTTTCGCGAGCGGGGCGTTCGGCCGTTGCGTTGGGTGATGAATTCGTCAGCACCGATGTCGCAGACGGCGCCGGTGATTAGCGAACTGAGCAAGCGAGGGTTCGTCCGGCGTGAGACCGATATCCTGCACCTGACCGGCCGGGCTGCGATCGAACTGGCTGACGTTCCCGACCTAATGATCATTCCCGCCAGGTCGGCGTTTCGACATGCGCAGGAACTGGCGATGGAGTCGACTGACAACAAGGCCACTGCCGCAAGGGCGATGGTGCAGCATCTGGATGTGCCGCGGTTCGACGCTTTGCTGGCGTTGGTGGATGGCCGGGCGATTGGACGCATCGGGGTGCTGGCGGTGGGGGACTTGGGGTTGGTTGCGCACCTGTACGTCTCGCCGGCGCACCGCGAACGTGGGATCGAGTCGATTTTGCTCTCGCGGGCAATCGACTTTTGTGCGCGTAGTGGGTTCAAACATGTGCTGGCGGGGGATGATGGTGCGCGTCGTCCGCTCTTGGAGCGCAACGGTTTCGAAAGGGTGGGAGCGTTCAATGAGTTCGTGCGATAG
- a CDS encoding glycosyltransferase, with the protein MTKVLLLTGRRSDYQTERTTDAIVRGMGKDFTVTAGFIGADLRDGLTAVRWVRRHAKQVDAVHAFGTDALTAAAMGFDGPIIFTPTEFPTRRALRWTRAVSAYRNVQAVATTSTQHRAMIVGGLADERYHLIRPGVDFSKIRRRRDDALRAQLNFGPDDFVILLNGESTRAADHERAVWAGSILHVLDPHVRLLIWGQGPRGQRVARYARTMPRPTFASVAVERLGAEVSYEALLPATDCVLVTAGAPVPTLPIAVAMAAALPIVSTVTYTVAELLEDRHTALMATNPTPREIARRVRDLRDDSRTQWHIAETARGEAYAHFSLSHMVQQYRTLYRQLAGGAPVDLTSPPPAPVAR; encoded by the coding sequence ATGACGAAGGTTCTCCTACTCACCGGCCGGCGAAGTGACTACCAAACCGAGCGCACCACCGACGCGATCGTGCGCGGCATGGGCAAGGACTTCACCGTCACCGCAGGCTTTATCGGCGCCGACCTGCGCGACGGGCTGACGGCGGTGCGGTGGGTGCGAAGGCACGCGAAGCAGGTCGACGCCGTTCACGCCTTCGGCACCGACGCCCTCACCGCGGCCGCCATGGGGTTCGACGGGCCCATCATCTTCACACCGACCGAGTTCCCCACACGCCGAGCGCTGCGTTGGACGCGGGCGGTATCGGCGTACCGGAACGTGCAGGCGGTGGCGACGACGTCCACGCAGCACCGCGCGATGATCGTCGGTGGACTGGCCGACGAACGGTACCACCTGATTCGCCCCGGTGTCGACTTCTCGAAGATCCGCAGGCGGCGTGACGACGCGCTGCGCGCGCAGTTGAACTTCGGCCCTGACGACTTCGTCATCCTGCTCAACGGTGAATCAACGCGGGCCGCCGACCACGAGCGGGCGGTCTGGGCGGGCAGCATCCTGCACGTGCTGGACCCGCACGTGCGCCTGCTGATCTGGGGCCAGGGCCCGCGCGGCCAGCGCGTGGCCCGCTACGCCCGCACCATGCCACGCCCCACGTTTGCTTCAGTGGCGGTTGAACGACTGGGGGCCGAGGTGTCGTACGAAGCCTTGCTGCCCGCAACCGATTGCGTGCTGGTGACCGCCGGCGCGCCTGTGCCGACCCTGCCGATTGCCGTCGCGATGGCGGCGGCGCTGCCGATCGTGTCGACGGTTACCTACACGGTCGCCGAATTGCTGGAAGATCGTCACACCGCGCTGATGGCGACCAATCCCACGCCGCGCGAGATCGCAAGGCGAGTTCGCGACCTGCGCGACGATTCCCGCACCCAATGGCACATCGCCGAGACCGCGCGGGGTGAGGCTTACGCGCACTTCTCGCTCAGCCACATGGTCCAGCAGTACCGCACGCTCTACCGGCAACTGGCCGGTGGCGCCCCGGTCGACTTAACCTCGCCGCCACCCGCACCCGTCGCACGATGA
- a CDS encoding HD-GYP domain-containing protein, translating into MTTDNLATPIDARLIERARALRVSLWSIEPNGLRCVACMATDNAQQVLLQIVAGALTVRSGASSPSSPTTNDIIELVPGGLAMQLDEAAGKGSTARLLAVAITPVLLAGDAFDRACGSADLSTSAAVAALHAICKHDADHAREALTAFGWSHADLAGWREDESTINEFAERLGQAYEETNLWSRIGRTFNSSSEPQDVMRTACQQLHEAQTFGWIAMAFGDRPGVLRSLREQLIVSGTLPCESAALATLAQDFLRQCTDEASKRILTPRAKHPLALLTGAEVLAEPIIQNGEVVGVLLAGNRYGPDPDISSFETQFGTTAAKFVGVFHQNLFQLVQQKELFFGTVRALSASIDAKDPYTCGHSERVGLLAGMVGTALGLPPNEVEDLRVAGLLHDVGKIGVPEAVLTKPGKLTDEEFAQIKRHPVVSHAILKGIPGVEALLPAVLHHHESWSGTGYPHKLAGEQIPLAARVLAVCDTFDAMSSTRSYRRRLERAQVLDELRNQAGRQFWPDAVHAFLSLDLAAFDALLADHERCLPHAA; encoded by the coding sequence ATGACGACCGACAACCTCGCGACCCCCATCGACGCTCGACTGATCGAGCGCGCCCGGGCCCTGCGCGTGTCGCTCTGGTCGATCGAGCCGAACGGCTTGCGTTGTGTCGCCTGTATGGCGACCGATAATGCACAGCAGGTCCTGCTGCAGATCGTCGCGGGCGCCCTCACAGTGCGCTCGGGCGCGTCCTCGCCTTCATCGCCAACGACAAACGATATTATCGAACTGGTGCCCGGCGGCCTCGCGATGCAATTAGACGAAGCGGCCGGCAAGGGATCGACCGCCCGCCTGCTGGCCGTCGCGATCACACCGGTCTTGCTCGCCGGCGACGCGTTCGACCGCGCCTGCGGTTCGGCCGACCTGAGCACCAGCGCCGCGGTCGCGGCGCTGCACGCCATCTGCAAGCACGACGCCGACCACGCCCGCGAGGCGCTGACCGCCTTCGGCTGGAGTCACGCCGACCTCGCCGGTTGGCGCGAAGATGAATCGACCATCAACGAGTTCGCCGAGCGGCTCGGGCAGGCGTACGAGGAGACGAACCTGTGGTCGCGCATCGGCCGGACGTTCAACAGTTCGTCCGAGCCCCAGGACGTTATGCGGACCGCCTGCCAGCAATTGCACGAGGCACAGACCTTCGGCTGGATCGCGATGGCGTTCGGCGATCGCCCCGGCGTGCTGCGGTCGCTGCGCGAGCAGCTGATCGTCAGTGGCACGCTGCCATGCGAAAGCGCCGCGCTGGCGACGCTCGCTCAGGACTTCCTGCGACAGTGCACCGACGAAGCGAGCAAGCGCATCCTGACGCCCCGCGCCAAGCATCCGCTGGCGCTGCTGACCGGCGCGGAGGTGCTCGCCGAGCCGATCATTCAGAATGGCGAGGTGGTCGGCGTGCTGCTGGCGGGCAACCGCTACGGGCCCGATCCTGACATCAGCAGCTTCGAGACGCAGTTCGGCACGACGGCGGCGAAGTTCGTCGGTGTCTTCCACCAGAATTTGTTCCAGCTCGTCCAGCAGAAGGAACTGTTCTTCGGCACCGTGCGCGCCCTGTCGGCGTCCATCGACGCGAAGGACCCGTACACCTGCGGTCACTCGGAACGCGTCGGCCTGCTCGCCGGCATGGTCGGCACCGCGCTGGGCTTGCCGCCGAATGAGGTCGAGGACTTGCGCGTCGCCGGTCTGCTGCACGACGTGGGCAAGATCGGCGTGCCCGAGGCGGTGCTGACCAAACCGGGCAAGCTGACGGATGAGGAATTTGCGCAGATCAAACGTCACCCAGTGGTCAGTCACGCAATCCTGAAGGGCATCCCCGGCGTCGAGGCCTTATTGCCGGCCGTGCTGCACCATCACGAAAGCTGGAGCGGCACCGGTTACCCGCACAAGCTGGCGGGCGAGCAGATCCCATTGGCGGCGCGCGTGCTGGCGGTCTGCGACACGTTCGACGCGATGAGCTCGACGCGTTCGTACCGCCGGCGACTGGAGCGCGCCCAGGTGCTGGACGAACTGCGCAACCAGGCGGGCCGGCAGTTCTGGCCCGACGCCGTCCACGCCTTCCTGTCGCTCGACCTTGCAGCGTTCGACGCCCTGCTGGCCGACCACGAGCGCTGCCTGCCCCACGCCGCGTAA